One Rhodoferax sp. GW822-FHT02A01 genomic window, TCACGGGCTTGAGCTACACGGCACTGGAGATAGCACCGCAGCAGTGGCCCTTTCCAGAAGGTGCCAGCAAGGGGCGCGCCCGGCTATACGAAGACGGCGTCTTCCCCACTGCGGATGGCCGTGCGCAGTTTGCCGCCGTGCCCTACAAGCCCGTGGCCGAACCACGCGAGGCGCGCTACCCGTTCTCGCTCAACACTGGGCGCCTGCGCGACCAATGGCACGGTATGAGCCGCACCGGCACGCTGGGACGATTGTTCGGGCATGCGCGTGAGCCGGCCCTGCAGATGCACCCGCAGGACATGGCACGGCGCCTGCTCAAGGAGGGCGATCTGGTGCATGTGACCAGTCGGCGCGGCTCTATCCTGGTGCCGGTGCAAGCCAGTGCCGAGCAGGCCATGAGCCAGGTGTTTCTGGCCATGCACTGGGGTGAGGAATTCATCAGCGGGCGCAGCAGCACCGGCCAGCGTCTGGCGGGCGTGAACGCGCTGACCAGCCCGGCCTTCTGCCCGGACTCCAAACAGCCCGAATTCAAGCATGCCGCAGTCAAAGTTCTCAAAGCCGAGCTGCCCTATTCTCTGGTGGCCATGGCCTGGCTGGCCCCCGAGCAGGTGCTGGCCGCGCGCAGCCAGCTGCAGTCGCTCATGGAGCGCTTTGCCTACGCCGCCTGCGTCCCGTTTGCCAATGCCACAGCCATGGATGGCGCGGCCGAGCGCCAAGGCCTGCTGCTGCGCGCAGCGGACCATGAAGCACCTGCACCCGATGTGCTGCAACAGATCGAAGCCATCCTGCAACTGCAAGGCGCCCAGGTGCTGCGCTATGCCGACCCCAAGCGCGGGCAGCACCGCACCATGCGGCTGCGCCGCACCCATGACGACACCCTGCTCGATGGCTTCCTGCTCTCGGGCGATACCAGCGCGCAGGGGTGGATCAACACGCTGCTGACCAGCAGCCAACCGATACAACGATATGGTCGTGCGCTTTTGGTGCCCAGTAGCAAGCCTCCTGTAGAGGTTGCCACCAGCGGCCAGATAGTCTGCACGTGTTTCAGCGTGACCGACCAAGCCATCAATACCTATCTTCAAAAATGCACTGGCTCTGAAAAAGAGCAGTTGGCGGCACTCCAAGGCGCCCTTCAATGCGGAACGAATTGCGGATCCTGTGTGCCGCAATTGCAGCGAATAGTGCGTCAAGGTGAAGCGCAAACACTCACTGTAAAGGAAGCGGCCTGAACCATGAATAGACAAATGACTTCGATGCTCTGCACGGGCCAGGTCACCCTGGTGGGCGCAGGCCCGGGCGACCCGGAGCTGCTGACCATCAAGGCCCTCAAGGCCATACAGACCGCCTCCCTGCTGCTGGTGGACGATCTGGTGAGCGAGGACATCGTGGCACTGGCAACGGCCAGCGCGCGCATCATCCGGGTCGGCAAACGCGGGGGCTGCCGCTCCACGCCACAGTCGTTCATTGAGAAGCTGATGATCACGGCCGCCCAGGAGGGCGAACGGGTGGTGCGCCTCAAGGGCGGCGACCCGTTCATGTTTGGACGTGGCGGCGAAGAGGTTGAACACCTGCAGGCAGCCGGTGTGCGTGTGGACGTGGTCAACGGCATCACTGCCGGCCTGGCGGCAGTCACCTCTTTGCAACTGCCGCTGACCCACCGCCAGCATGCCCATGGCGTGGTGTTCGTGACCGGTCATGCCAAGCCCGGCGACAGCGGGACGGACTGGCGTGCGCTGGCACAAACTGCCCACAGTGCCAAGCTGACCCTGGTGATCTACATGGGTGTGGGTGGCGCGGCTCGCATCCAGCAGGAGTTGCTGAGCGGCCTGGCTGCGAGCACGCCGGTGCTGATCGTGCAGAACGCCTCGTTGCCGCAGCAACGTCATGCTCAGACCACACTGGACCAGCTGCACGCCACCATTGAGCGCGAAGGGCTGGGCAGTCCGGCGGTGATTGTGGTGGGGGATGTCGCAGCAAATGCTGTTTCAATGAATCAACCAGAAATGTACTTCGCGCAAAGAGGTTAGCCTCGTGCCCTTATCCACTTCGATGGACTGCATTTTGTCAATGATTTCAATTTGATTGATTGCCACTTACGGGCATATATGTTGCTTAGTGTTTACCACTAGAAGTGGGGCCGCTGCAGAGCTTGTGTCCCATCTAAATCTTTCAAAGGTTTAAGGCAATGGGCAACAAAATCGGCGTAGGGCGAAACGTATCACTTACGTCAACTTCCATCCTGGAAAGTGCAGCGGCTTTCGGTCGGTGGCAGTACTCGCCAAAGGCTGCTCGCATAGATATTTCCGAGATGGCTGCTGCGCTCCTGGACGTCACGGCGGCACATGATCTTGCGTTGGATGCCTGCTTCATCAACGTGGTGGAGGATGATCTCGTTGGGCTCATTGAGTTAGTCACCGGCGATCAGGCTCTGCAGGAGGCACGGTACGAATTTCGCGTTATTACGGCGAAGGAAGGGCTGCGATGGCTTCGATTAACGGTACTCCCACTTTCCGATGAGGAAGACCGGTGCGTTTACGGAATACTGACTGACATCACGCCCAGCAAGCATGCGGCCGTGCGAG contains:
- the cobA gene encoding uroporphyrinogen-III C-methyltransferase, with amino-acid sequence MTSMLCTGQVTLVGAGPGDPELLTIKALKAIQTASLLLVDDLVSEDIVALATASARIIRVGKRGGCRSTPQSFIEKLMITAAQEGERVVRLKGGDPFMFGRGGEEVEHLQAAGVRVDVVNGITAGLAAVTSLQLPLTHRQHAHGVVFVTGHAKPGDSGTDWRALAQTAHSAKLTLVIYMGVGGAARIQQELLSGLAASTPVLIVQNASLPQQRHAQTTLDQLHATIEREGLGSPAVIVVGDVAANAVSMNQPEMYFAQRG